The following coding sequences lie in one Oncorhynchus gorbuscha isolate QuinsamMale2020 ecotype Even-year linkage group LG10, OgorEven_v1.0, whole genome shotgun sequence genomic window:
- the LOC124045759 gene encoding acetyl-coenzyme A synthetase, cytoplasmic-like isoform X2: MIPDKAPKEDVFHAGGDLKKDAHVPNFEKYKELYLKSIEHPDEFWGDIAKDFYWKSKHTGQFMDYNFDVTKGEIYIKCMEGATTNICYNVLDCNVHERGLGDKVAFYWEGNEPGDEMTVTYRELLQQVCQFANVLKSQGVKKGDRVSIYMPMVVELVVAMLACVRIGAVHSIVFAGFSAESLCERILDSQCSLLITADGFYRGDKLINLKVIADDALQKCRDKSFPVQRCIMLKHLSKEVEAIPLSSQSPPAKRPCPDLQVPWNPEVDQCWLSLLSGVSEECEPEWCDSEDPLFILYTSGSTGKPKGVLHTIGGYMLYVATTFKLVFDYHPEDVYWCTADIGWITGHSYITYGPLANGATSVLFEGLPTYPDVSRMWEIVDKYQVTKFYTAPTAIRLLMKYGSEPVQKYKRDSLKVLGTVGEPINPEAWQWYYSVVGEKRCPVVDTFWQTETGGHVLTPLPAATPMKPGSATFPFFGVVPAILNESGEELEGPSEGYLVFKQPWPGVMRTVFGNHQRFETTYFEQFPGYYVTGDGCRRDKDGYYWITGRIDDMLNVSGHLLSTAEVESALVEHEAVVEAAVVSRPHPVKGESLYCFVTLTDGVSFSRTLEAQLKKQVREKIGAIATPDFIQNAPGLPKTRSGKIMRRVLRKIARNERDLGDVSTLADSSVIELLFQNHCCGEM; encoded by the exons ATGATTCCAGACAAAGCACCGAAGGAGGACGTATTTCATGCAGGAGGAGACTTAAAGAAGGATGCTCATGTACCCAACTTTGAGAAGTACAAAGAACTCTACCTGAAATCTATTGAACATCCAGATG AGTTCTGGGGTGACATTGCAAAAGACTTCTACTGGAAGTCGAAGCACACGGGCCAGTTCATGGACTACAACTTTGACGTGACAAAGGGGGAGATCTACATCAAGTGCATGGAGGGGGCCACCACCAACATCTGCTACAACGTCCTGGACTGTAACGTTCATGAGAGGGGGCTAGGGGACAAAGTGGCATTCTACtg GGAAGGGAACGAGCCTGGTGATGAGATGACGGTGACATACAGAGAGCTGCTCCAGCAGGTTTGCCAGTTTGCCAATGTGCTCAAGTCCCAGGGGGTGAAGAAGGGCGACCGCGTGTCCATCTACATGCCAATGGTGGTGGAGCTGGTGGTGGCCATGCTGGCTTGTGTGCGCATCGGGGCTGTGCACTCAATCGTG TTTGCAGGCTTTTCGGCAGAGTCGCTGTGCGAGAGGATCCTGGACTCCCAGTGCTCGTTGCTGATCACGGCCG ATGGCTTCTACAGAGGAGATAAGCTAATCAACCTGAAGGTGATCGCTGACGACGCACTACAGAAATGCAGGGACAA GAGTTTCCCAGTACAGAGGTGTATCATGCTTAAACACCTGTCCAAGGAGGTGGAGGCCATTCCCCTCAGCTCTCAATCTCCCCCTGCCAAGCGGCCCTGTCCTGACCTGCAG GTGCCGTGGAACCCTGAGGTTGATCAGTGCTGGCTCAGCCTGCTGAGTGGTGTGTCTGAGGAATGTGAACCAGAGTGGTGTGACTCTGAAGATCCCCTCTTCATCCTCTACACCAGCGGCTCCACCGGGAAACCCAAG GGTGTGCTGCACACGATCGGTGGCTATATGCTCTACGTGGCCACCACCTTCAAACTGGTGTTTGACTACCATCCTGAGGATGTGTACTGGTGCACGGCCGACATCGGCTGGATCACGGGCCACTCCTACATCACCTACGGGCCCCTGGCTAACGGGGCCACCAGTGTCCTG TTCGAGGGTCTGCCCACCTATCCGGACGTCAGCCGCATGTGGGAGATAGTGGACAAGTACCAAGTCACCAAGTTCTACACGGCGCCCACAGCCATCCGCCTCCTCATGAAGTATGGGAGCGAGCCCGTCCAGAA gtacaAGCGGGATTCTCTGAAGGTGCTGGGGACGGTGGGGGAGCCCATCAACCCGGAGGCGTGGCAGTGGTACTACAGCGTGGTGGGGGAGAAGAGGTGCCCCGTGGTCGACACCTTCTGGCAGACTGAGACC GGTGGCCACGTGTTGACTCCTCTACCTGCTGCCACGCCCATGAAGCCTGGCTCTGCT ACGTTTCCTTTCTTTGGAGTTGTCCCTGCCATTTTGAATGAGTCTGGGGAGGAGCTTGAGGGACCAAGCGAGGGTTACCTG GTGTTCAAACAGCCCTGGCCAGGAGTCATGAGGACAGTGTTTGGGAACCACCAGAGGTTTGAGACCACCTACTTCGAGCAATTCCCAGGATACTACGTCACTGGTGACG GTTGCCGTAGAGATAAGGATGGGTATTACTGGATCACAGGGAGGATAGATGACATGTTGAATGTCTCAG GTCACCTGCTGAGCACGGCAGAAGTGGAGTCGGCCCTGGTGGAGCACGAGGCGGTGGTCGAGGCAGCGGTAGTTAGCAGGCCGCACCCTGTCAAAGGGGAGAGTCTCTACTGCTTCGTCACGCTTACCGACGGAGTCAGCTTCAGCCGCACCCTGGAGGCCCAGTTAAAGAAACAAG tgagagagaagatTGGTGCCATTGCCACTCCAGACTTTATACAGAATGCCCCAGGCCTTCCCAAGACCAGATCAG GTAAGATCATGCGGCGTGTGCTACGTAAGATTGCCCGTAACGAGCGAGACCTGGGCGACGTGTCCACGCTAGCCGACTCCTCAGTCATCGAACTGCTCTTCCAGAACCACTGCTGTGGCGAAATGTGA
- the LOC124045759 gene encoding acetyl-coenzyme A synthetase, cytoplasmic-like isoform X1 yields MIPDKAPKEDVFHAGGDLKKDAHVPNFEKYKELYLKSIEHPDEFWGDIAKDFYWKSKHTGQFMDYNFDVTKGEIYIKCMEGATTNICYNVLDCNVHERGLGDKVAFYWEGNEPGDEMTVTYRELLQQVCQFANVLKSQGVKKGDRVSIYMPMVVELVVAMLACVRIGAVHSIVFAGFSAESLCERILDSQCSLLITADGFYRGDKLINLKVIADDALQKCRDKSFPVQRCIMLKHLSKEVEAIPLSSQSPPAKRPCPDLQQEKQKDRVKKIRPVPQVPWNPEVDQCWLSLLSGVSEECEPEWCDSEDPLFILYTSGSTGKPKGVLHTIGGYMLYVATTFKLVFDYHPEDVYWCTADIGWITGHSYITYGPLANGATSVLFEGLPTYPDVSRMWEIVDKYQVTKFYTAPTAIRLLMKYGSEPVQKYKRDSLKVLGTVGEPINPEAWQWYYSVVGEKRCPVVDTFWQTETGGHVLTPLPAATPMKPGSATFPFFGVVPAILNESGEELEGPSEGYLVFKQPWPGVMRTVFGNHQRFETTYFEQFPGYYVTGDGCRRDKDGYYWITGRIDDMLNVSGHLLSTAEVESALVEHEAVVEAAVVSRPHPVKGESLYCFVTLTDGVSFSRTLEAQLKKQVREKIGAIATPDFIQNAPGLPKTRSGKIMRRVLRKIARNERDLGDVSTLADSSVIELLFQNHCCGEM; encoded by the exons ATGATTCCAGACAAAGCACCGAAGGAGGACGTATTTCATGCAGGAGGAGACTTAAAGAAGGATGCTCATGTACCCAACTTTGAGAAGTACAAAGAACTCTACCTGAAATCTATTGAACATCCAGATG AGTTCTGGGGTGACATTGCAAAAGACTTCTACTGGAAGTCGAAGCACACGGGCCAGTTCATGGACTACAACTTTGACGTGACAAAGGGGGAGATCTACATCAAGTGCATGGAGGGGGCCACCACCAACATCTGCTACAACGTCCTGGACTGTAACGTTCATGAGAGGGGGCTAGGGGACAAAGTGGCATTCTACtg GGAAGGGAACGAGCCTGGTGATGAGATGACGGTGACATACAGAGAGCTGCTCCAGCAGGTTTGCCAGTTTGCCAATGTGCTCAAGTCCCAGGGGGTGAAGAAGGGCGACCGCGTGTCCATCTACATGCCAATGGTGGTGGAGCTGGTGGTGGCCATGCTGGCTTGTGTGCGCATCGGGGCTGTGCACTCAATCGTG TTTGCAGGCTTTTCGGCAGAGTCGCTGTGCGAGAGGATCCTGGACTCCCAGTGCTCGTTGCTGATCACGGCCG ATGGCTTCTACAGAGGAGATAAGCTAATCAACCTGAAGGTGATCGCTGACGACGCACTACAGAAATGCAGGGACAA GAGTTTCCCAGTACAGAGGTGTATCATGCTTAAACACCTGTCCAAGGAGGTGGAGGCCATTCCCCTCAGCTCTCAATCTCCCCCTGCCAAGCGGCCCTGTCCTGACCTGCAG caggagaaacagaaagacagagtaaAGAAAATCCGTCCCGTCCCGCAG GTGCCGTGGAACCCTGAGGTTGATCAGTGCTGGCTCAGCCTGCTGAGTGGTGTGTCTGAGGAATGTGAACCAGAGTGGTGTGACTCTGAAGATCCCCTCTTCATCCTCTACACCAGCGGCTCCACCGGGAAACCCAAG GGTGTGCTGCACACGATCGGTGGCTATATGCTCTACGTGGCCACCACCTTCAAACTGGTGTTTGACTACCATCCTGAGGATGTGTACTGGTGCACGGCCGACATCGGCTGGATCACGGGCCACTCCTACATCACCTACGGGCCCCTGGCTAACGGGGCCACCAGTGTCCTG TTCGAGGGTCTGCCCACCTATCCGGACGTCAGCCGCATGTGGGAGATAGTGGACAAGTACCAAGTCACCAAGTTCTACACGGCGCCCACAGCCATCCGCCTCCTCATGAAGTATGGGAGCGAGCCCGTCCAGAA gtacaAGCGGGATTCTCTGAAGGTGCTGGGGACGGTGGGGGAGCCCATCAACCCGGAGGCGTGGCAGTGGTACTACAGCGTGGTGGGGGAGAAGAGGTGCCCCGTGGTCGACACCTTCTGGCAGACTGAGACC GGTGGCCACGTGTTGACTCCTCTACCTGCTGCCACGCCCATGAAGCCTGGCTCTGCT ACGTTTCCTTTCTTTGGAGTTGTCCCTGCCATTTTGAATGAGTCTGGGGAGGAGCTTGAGGGACCAAGCGAGGGTTACCTG GTGTTCAAACAGCCCTGGCCAGGAGTCATGAGGACAGTGTTTGGGAACCACCAGAGGTTTGAGACCACCTACTTCGAGCAATTCCCAGGATACTACGTCACTGGTGACG GTTGCCGTAGAGATAAGGATGGGTATTACTGGATCACAGGGAGGATAGATGACATGTTGAATGTCTCAG GTCACCTGCTGAGCACGGCAGAAGTGGAGTCGGCCCTGGTGGAGCACGAGGCGGTGGTCGAGGCAGCGGTAGTTAGCAGGCCGCACCCTGTCAAAGGGGAGAGTCTCTACTGCTTCGTCACGCTTACCGACGGAGTCAGCTTCAGCCGCACCCTGGAGGCCCAGTTAAAGAAACAAG tgagagagaagatTGGTGCCATTGCCACTCCAGACTTTATACAGAATGCCCCAGGCCTTCCCAAGACCAGATCAG GTAAGATCATGCGGCGTGTGCTACGTAAGATTGCCCGTAACGAGCGAGACCTGGGCGACGTGTCCACGCTAGCCGACTCCTCAGTCATCGAACTGCTCTTCCAGAACCACTGCTGTGGCGAAATGTGA